The nucleotide window GTCCCCCGGATTCAGATCCTTTTTAGCAACCGCGGCCACATCCGCGTTAAATTCCCTGGCAGACCCGGTCGGTTCCCCGCGCAATACCGCTGATGCAACGCTGATTCCCAGTTCAAGGCCGATCAGGTGATACGGTCGATACAGAGCGGCATATTCACCGCTTGTATCGGTGCATAGTCCATACTCTGCAAAACAACGCCGGACATATGCGGTCGGCGCCTTGAAAACCACATACACTCCCCAGCGAAGATCACCCGTCACCGCGCTGCCGTCCCGGTTCTCGCTGGCAACGACCTCGACGGTCCCGCTGTGTGCCAGGATACCGCCTTGGGCTTTTGGCTTCAGTATTTCCGGAAGCGCCTTTACCCCCACCGAAGGAAACTGCAGCCCTTTCGGCTGTGGTTTGAGGCCGCAGGCATTTGCCACAGCGCACATTTCGATGGCCGACTTGGTACCATCCAAAAACGAATTGAACATCTGGGCATTATAATCTCCGGAGGCCACCTGCTCCTCGGAAAAGCCATAATACCCCCAAACCGTATCCGGAGTTGAATAGTGAAAGGCCGGCTGATAGCGGGTCCCCTTGCCGGTACAGACGACTTCCATCCCCACCGCCCGCGCCCAGTCGACCTGCTCTGCGATAAGTGCGGGTTGGTCACCATATGCCATTGAATATACCCGGCCGGCCGCCATGGCTTTTTGGCTGATGGCTGGACCCAGCAGAGAATCGGCCTCGACATTCACCATGACGACATGTTTTCCGGCCGCCAGGCTGCTGCAGGCATGCCGGGCGCCGGCTTCGGGAACGCCGGTGATTTCTACGATAACATCCAGATCCGCATCGATGAGCGCATGAGCGTTTTCCGTCAGGGCTGATTTGTTATGACGGGCCGCATCATTGATTCCGGCCGATGTCGTTTCAATGCTGAGCGATTCCGGGGACCAGCCCGCCCGTGAGCAGGCCTGCCGGGCCCTTTGGATATCCAGCTCCGCGATTCCGACAATCTGCATTCCCGGCGTCAGCCGGGCCTGGGATAAAAACATGGTGCTGAATTTGCCGGCCCCGATGACCCCTACCCGAACCGGCCGGTTGTCAGCCGCGCGCTGCTGCAAGAGGTGATAAAGATTCATACGACACCTATAGGAGGGTTTTTAAAACATCTTCTTTTCCAACGACCCCCACCAGTTTGGCTTCCTGCACCACCGGCAGCGTATGGAAGTTTTTATCCACCATGAGCGCCGCCACCGCCTGTATGCTCGTTTCCGGGTCGACGAACACCGGATCCGGCGTCATGGCATGGGCCACGGTGGTGGCCGCAATTTTACGGGTCTGCTTCTCGATCTGTTTTGGAGAGTCCAGGGGGATGTATCCATCCAGAAACGAAAACAACGACTGTATCGGCAGTTTTTTTTGTTGAGAAATCAGATCGCTCTGACACAATATGCCCACCAGCCGGCCGGCTTCATCCACAACCGGCATGCCATTGATTCGATTTTCCAGCAACAGTCCGGCTGCCCGGGTGATTTCCGTTTCCGGGGAAACGGTAATCAACCGCCTAGTCATAATATCTTTAACCCTGAGCATATCAGCCCCTTAAACGTGGCCAGCCTGAAACCACCGCCACCGGAATATCAGTCGATATTTATAACATAGCATGAAGTTGCTTATGCACGCATGATTATATAGACATCAGCTGCCCTATCAGAAAGCCGGCGGTGCCATTCTGTTTAGGTGATTATGGCTTTCTTCGTTAACACGGTTACGACGGTTTCAAGACTTGGTCCCAGGGATATCCTTTTTAAGCTCCTGATCCAATCTCATTTTATCTGCGCTGCTGATTTGAATGAACTTTACGCCCATGCCCGGCGGCCGTTGCACCGGGTCGTCGGACTGAGTGCGGCTCCAGGCGACCTCACAGTCGATATTGAGCGGATCCGGATTGTCCGGCAGCTGCAGCCTGAGGGAAAATTTTTCTCCTTTTGGCAGCGGTTTGGATGTTTTTATCAATAGTCCGTTATCGCTTGCGTTGCCGGTAAAGGCATTAATCAAACTTTCTCTGCTCTTGAAAACAAGGGAAAGGATTTTGGTTATTCGCGGAGATTTTCTACCGAAATTTACATTTTCAGACGCTTTATTGAGCCGCAGGGCAAGACTGCGCATGATTAACTTAATATCGTCCGAAAGGCGGTTGTATTCCTGGTCCAAAAAATCACGGTCGACAATCCCCAGCGTTGTCTTCCCGATCGCCAGTGCCGTGAAAATTCGCGGACTCTGAATGATGTATCCCATTTCTCCAAGAATATCATCCACCCTCAACGTATCGATGACCACTTTTTCGCCCCGCACTTTTTTGGAAAGTTCCACTTTTCCAGTCTGGATTAAATAAATCCAGTCTCCGAAACTCCCTTCTTCCCAAATCGTCTGGCCGTCTTCAAAAGTATGCTCATCCGCTATTTGAAACATGATAATTTTCTCCTATAGTGATCCCCTTAATCACCGCTATACCGTTTTTGGATAGAACGAATCATATCAATACGTGAGAAAAATATTTCGACAATCTCCGGATCAAAGTGTTTACCGGCGTCCGCTTCAATGGCGGAAAAGATCCGGGATTCGTCCCACGCTTCTTTATAGCTCCGTTTGGAGGATAGTGCGTCGAAAACATCTGCAAGCGCAACAATCCGGCCAAAAAGCGGGATATCCTCCCCCTTTTTCCCCAGCGGTATCCCGCTGGGCATGCTGAAGCCGTCCAGCGCAGCCCCGGTCAGTACATTCACATGTCCGGGGTACCCCTTGCCGTCCCAGCGCTCATGGTGATTAAGGGCAACCAGTCCGGCCGCCTCATCAAAGCCCGACTGGCGGTCTAAAAACAGACGGGCCCCGATAACCGTATGCTGCTTCATCGTTTCAAACTCGGCGTCGCTCAACTGGGCCGGCTTTTTTAAAATCTGATCGGATATGGCGACCTTGCCGACATCATGAAGGATGGCGGCCATCCGGAGAATATCCCGGTTTCTATCGATCTCTTTTTGAGCCAGCTGATGCCTGCGGGCCCACTGCTCATATATTTCGACCGTATAGCCGGCCACGCGATTCACATGGGCCCCCGTCTCTTTGGGATCGCGCAGCTCTGCCATTCGAATCATCCGCAGCAGGATCGAACGGGTCAACTGGGCCCGCTCCAGCGCAACGGCGGCAATTCCGGCAAAATGAAGCATCATGCGTTCATCGTTTTCGGAAAAAGGAACAAACCGCCCCTCTTTGTCCTGGGCGTTGATAATCTGCAAAACGCCTAAAATTTTTTTGTTCGGCGTATTTAAAGGAAGCGTCAGGATGGACCGTGTCATGTAGCCGGAAGCTTCATCGAATTTTTTGTTGAACTGGTAGGGACAGGTCGCCTCAAGCTTATAGGCATCAGGCAGATTTAAAGTTTCTCCTGTGGCAGCGACATAGCCGGCGATGGTTTTTTTATCAACGGGAATGGAAAAAGTGGAATATATCAGTTTTTCTCCGGACGGCAGCTTCTTTTGGAGCGAATCATTCTGGGTGTATGTAAACTGCAGTGAGTTCTCATCCCGGATATAGATCGAACCGGCATCGGCGTTTACAAAATGCCTGGCTTCGGTCAGAACCCGTTCCATTAAAATATCCAGGTCGTTCACCTGATTGAGCTCAACACCCAGACGGGTTAAACTGTCCAGCTTTTCTTTTTCGGTCAGCATGAAAACTTCCTTTGCTCCTGAATGAATTTCTGAATTTGGGGTTGAATCCATTACCCGGCCACCCATCCGGCATGGCAGAGTTCCTTGGCGCCGGGGTCAGTTTCCCCGGAGCCGTTTCAGATTTTGAACAATCCTTTCTATCGCCAAAGAAATCTGAGACTGCGCCAGCCGGTAATGATACGGCGAACGCCCATAAGGGTCCATGATGTCATCCGCCGCATAATCATCGGAAACATGGCTTCCCATAAGCGTTACCTTTTCCGCTGCCTGGGGCCAGTGCCGGATGATTTCATCGGCCTGTTTTCTCTCCATCACAAAAATACGGTCGGCGCCGTCAACATCCTCCTGTCGAACCTGGCGGGAAGCATGGTCGGCAGCCCTTATATTCTGTTTTGAAAGATATTCGGTCATCTTCGAATCCGGGGGATATCCCGGCGCAGCATCCATCCCGGCCGACGAAACGAAAACATTCTTAATATTGTGCTTATCGATTTCATGCCTGAGGAGCATCTCAGCCAGAAAACTTCTGCTGATATTGGCCGTACAGATAAAAAGTATATTCATTATAACGCCGTAGTCTTCAAATGTAAAACCCTAATTGATCGCAAGCAAAATGGAGAACCGTAATAACGATTTATTTTAACAGTCTATTTTACAGTGCAAGTACAATTGCATAACGCTTTTATCAAAGAAATGCCATGTTAAAAAACCTCTCCGTTTTACTTACCCTTCGGGCGTCGCTTTCAGCTACGACCCGACAGGTCGGGAATACCGAAAGCTGCCGCCTCGTCGTCTATAACCCCTTTCCCACCATGTAAGCTGCAAGGTCGGCC belongs to Desulfobacterales bacterium and includes:
- a CDS encoding cyclic nucleotide-binding domain-containing protein, producing the protein MFQIADEHTFEDGQTIWEEGSFGDWIYLIQTGKVELSKKVRGEKVVIDTLRVDDILGEMGYIIQSPRIFTALAIGKTTLGIVDRDFLDQEYNRLSDDIKLIMRSLALRLNKASENVNFGRKSPRITKILSLVFKSRESLINAFTGNASDNGLLIKTSKPLPKGEKFSLRLQLPDNPDPLNIDCEVAWSRTQSDDPVQRPPGMGVKFIQISSADKMRLDQELKKDIPGTKS
- a CDS encoding HD domain-containing protein, whose amino-acid sequence is MLTEKEKLDSLTRLGVELNQVNDLDILMERVLTEARHFVNADAGSIYIRDENSLQFTYTQNDSLQKKLPSGEKLIYSTFSIPVDKKTIAGYVAATGETLNLPDAYKLEATCPYQFNKKFDEASGYMTRSILTLPLNTPNKKILGVLQIINAQDKEGRFVPFSENDERMMLHFAGIAAVALERAQLTRSILLRMIRMAELRDPKETGAHVNRVAGYTVEIYEQWARRHQLAQKEIDRNRDILRMAAILHDVGKVAISDQILKKPAQLSDAEFETMKQHTVIGARLFLDRQSGFDEAAGLVALNHHERWDGKGYPGHVNVLTGAALDGFSMPSGIPLGKKGEDIPLFGRIVALADVFDALSSKRSYKEAWDESRIFSAIEADAGKHFDPEIVEIFFSRIDMIRSIQKRYSGD
- a CDS encoding CBS domain-containing protein, with the protein product MLRVKDIMTRRLITVSPETEITRAAGLLLENRINGMPVVDEAGRLVGILCQSDLISQQKKLPIQSLFSFLDGYIPLDSPKQIEKQTRKIAATTVAHAMTPDPVFVDPETSIQAVAALMVDKNFHTLPVVQEAKLVGVVGKEDVLKTLL